CGGGTAATCACGGTGTCGGTGTATTCTGGCACGACGGACACGCCTTCGCGGGTGATGCTGCCTGTGGTCAAGTCTGTGGATTTGTAGAACCTTATATTTTCAGGACTTACGCACTTGCGATAAGCCCTCCGAATTTTAGACAATCTCCTGTAGGATGCGTCCGTGAGAAATTGTCCAACTGCATAAGTCCTAATTTGGTAAAGCGTTGTAGCAGCCGGGTTGCCTAGCTTTCTCAGGTAAGGCACAGACGTTAGGGGTTTTTACCTGAGATCCGGTTGACAAGACGCAGCGGAGCAGACGTGCATGAGCGGCCCGCCAATCCCCTCTCACTACAAACCAAACCAAAACAGGACTTACGCAATCGCAATAAGTTTTCTAGGTTTTGACGATTTTTCGCGGGCTGCGCCCGCGAAAAATCGTCCAATCGCGTAAGTCCTACAAAAAAGAGCCACAGCACACCCGTGCTGTGGCTTCGTCAAAACATGCCTAGCGACTTACAAAACGGCGATGTCACCCGACATCAATTGCGGCTCAAACCTCAGCATCCAGGGTTTCTTCTTCCGCTTCCCTCCGCTTCCGCAGCGCCGCCGCCCCCATCGCCATCAGCCCCGGCAACAGCGCTGGAGTGGGAACAGCTTCTGCGGAAATAGAATATGACCGCCGCTCCCCAGGATTAGTCCAGCGCAACTGAGCAGTTAGTAAACCTTGACCTAGGATGCTCCCTTCAGCATTCCTAAAGTTACCAAACAGCTCAACATCAACTGGACGAAAGTTTCCATTCTTACTGCCGACCAACACTGTGGCACTCGAAAGGTCAAACAATAAATCTGGAGCGATGTCTAAGAAGGCATTCACAGGGACAGAAACGCCTCCCATGAATGTCAAATCCTGGATGGTTCCGACCTTCCCTATGTAGGGCACAAAGCCCCCTGTGCCACCCGTGACTTTAATTTGTCCTGTACCAGAACTAGCTGCAAAATCCAGCTTGTCCACTACTGGGGAAAGCCCGTCGAATCCAGATCCAATAACTAGTACCCCGAAGCCGGGTTCATTGGAAATGTCAATCGTGTCTCCAGGCCTAATAGCAGCAGCCTGTGTAGAGGGAGCAGCAGATAATGCACCCGCCGCAACGACTGCGGCGAGGGCAACTGCCTTCAATCCAAAATTTCTTAAGTTCATAGTTAAAACCTACCTTTATGCACGTTTGTTGAACGTGAACCGTGTTTGCAAACTTCGGTAGGCTACCGGTCTTCTGGTAGAAGACCCGGCAAGACGTGGGATTTTACTTTATAACTCTTCAAAGGGCTGCCTTGAACCAAGGGGGCAGGAAAGCTTTGAGGAGGGCGGTAATGTCGTCCGGTAGCCTGGGTAGCGCACCCCGGACAGAGCAAGAATGGCAGGCCTATTTCCCAAACGTTTTACTGGCTGGGACAGCCTGGGTATGAACAAACCCCTGGTAGACGGTCTAAGAGATGCATCGCAAAAATGCATCACGAAGTGGAGCTTGGTAGACACGGCTAGTTGGAGTCGCGCTATTCACGCCTCCGTGTTTATCCTGACGTGATGGACTGGTAGAAGTTACTGAGCGAGTATCGATTTCATCGTATTTTTACAGAACTGACCCGGTTGCTTTATACAAGGTTTATGTAGATTTCTTTACTTATCTAAACAAATGGAAAAGATGAAGTGGCTTTACAGGAGTGACGGGTGAATCGGGATAAAAGTTCATGTTTTTTGTTGAATATCCGTAAATACCTGGAGCGGGTGGGCTAATTGGAACGCGAGTGGGGGTTGGATAAAACAGTTGGATGAAGGGCGATCGCCCTTTTAACCGGGTCATTGCAGGCCAACTGGGTAGCCATTAAACTGGGTAGGCATCAGATGGTTAAACGTTAAATTATAGAAATATCGCAGTTCATAAATCCTCGACGGCTCTTTATTGGCGCTAGACCGTTTGCCCCTCTATGGCAAAACCCCGACCTCCCCGACGCAACGGTTTTTATCGAGACGACACAGTTGGGAGCATTCTCAACAAGCTGCCGCCAGAGGCAAAGATTTGGGTAGAAAGCCTGCCCTGGCACCAGCGGCGTTACGTACTGTCGCTGTGTCACCTGATGTGTGCAGCATCGCCAGAGGTGCAGGCGGAGTTTCTGGACAACTACACGGCCGATGGGCTGGTGTCGCGCAAGCTAGAGGACAAAGAAACCGAGCAGCGGGTACGAGACTATCTCAAAGAATTTCGCATTGCCACCGAGCTGGACGCAGGCGTGCTGCGACGCTATATCCGCCAGTTTTATGTGCATTCTGCTCAGGATGCACGACGGCAGCCAGATTTATACCTGGAATCGGCGCTGCGGCTGGTGTTCAGCACGGAGGAGCGCAACAACGTATTTAGCTATGTGCTGGGCTTTGAGCTGCTGAAAATGATGTTTCGCATGAGTTGGTATCAGCATGAAAAGCTGTACCGCCTACAGCGCAACCAGGATGACTTTATTGCCACCTATATTAAGCCGATCCAATATGCTCATCGGGTCAACAGCATTGTCGTGCCCAAGGATGAAGGCGTGTTTTTTGCGCGGCGAAACTATTTTGTGCAGGAGCCAGAAATTCCCGAAAAGCGGCTGATTGAACTGGTGATGGCGACGTTTACTACGGATGTCGTTTCAAACTTTGGCTTTTCGCTGATGCGCCACCCGAATTCACTCATTTTTGACTACGACCACATTTTTGACCTGGAACAGGACGTGATTTTTGACCTGAACGCAACAGAGTAGCGATGCAAGGTGAGGTTTAGGCTGGGGACGCTGGTGTGGGAATCTCTGTCTTGGGGCGCAGGCCCCTTCTGAGAGATTCCCCGTCAAATGGGAATACTTTGGGGAAAGCGCCCTCTGGGTTTTTACCCATCTCCTGCGTCTATGTGGCATCGGCTCCGAAACTGGTTCTATAGCTTGCGTAGCTACACGGCCCTGCGTCCTGATCTGGCAATGCGGCGGCGGGTGGTGCGATCGCTCCAGCGGCGGACGAGCCTTAGCCCCCAGGAATGGTTTCACACCTACGGCAAATCGCTGGGTATCGCAGAAGCGGTCGTCAACTTTGCGGCTCATCAGTTGGAGCAATATTCGGGATTACCCTTTGGGAAACTGCTGCCGGGCGATCGCCTAGAAGCGGATTTGCACTGGACGCAGGTGTGCTGGTTTGACTGGGAACTATCCTTCTATGAAGATGTCCAGCAGACCTTCGAGGTGTTTCTAGAAGGGGATTTGGAGGAACTGCTAGAGGGAACGCTGGGCAACTTTCTAGTGTGGTTGACGAAGCAAGTTCCGTCAGAATTGCTCCAGGCAGACCCCTTACCTAAGGACTTGCCCAAGGACTCGCCACAGAACCCGCCACAGAACCCGCCAAAGAACCCGCCACAGAACCTAAAGCCCAAGCACCTAAAACTGCGATCGCCCAGCTAGCCAGTCTTGCAGCAAGGCCAACGATGGTTCGGCCCAGACCATTGCTCATTGCTCGGCTCAAGGGATGCAGGCTGGCTGCTAGCCCGTCCCCTCGCCTCTAGAAAACTTTTGCCTCCAGAAAACTTTCGCCTCCAGGAAACTTTCGCCTTCAGGAAACCTGAGGAAAGCCTGGGATTGCCATTGACGATCTTCAGTGGGCCCACCCATAAGGTCTGAAACGCTTGCAAAACAAGGGATATGGGATGCTAGACAGAGAGGATCTGCCTCAATTCTCGTTACGAGAAGTTACAGTCTGTTTCAATTTCGCCATATCCCCAAAACCCTTGCTGAATCAGGCTCCCCGCTCATGCTACGATGCCACTCGTACGCTTTACATGAAAATTTGGGAGACGACCTTTGGCTCTACGGGTTGCTGTCGTTGGTTCCGGGCCGGCAGGTTCTTCCGCTGCCGAGACCCTGGCAAAAGCAGGTATCGAAACTTATCTCATTGAACGCAAGTTAGACAACGCAAAACCCTGCGGTGGGGCGATTCCACTCTGCATGGTGGGCGAATTTGACCTGCCGCCAGAAATTATCGATCGCCGCGTCCGCAAGATGAAGATGATCTCACCCTCCAATATCGAGGTCAACATCGGCA
The Thermoleptolyngbya sichuanensis A183 DNA segment above includes these coding regions:
- a CDS encoding PTPA-CTERM sorting domain-containing protein; the encoded protein is MNLRNFGLKAVALAAVVAAGALSAAPSTQAAAIRPGDTIDISNEPGFGVLVIGSGFDGLSPVVDKLDFAASSGTGQIKVTGGTGGFVPYIGKVGTIQDLTFMGGVSVPVNAFLDIAPDLLFDLSSATVLVGSKNGNFRPVDVELFGNFRNAEGSILGQGLLTAQLRWTNPGERRSYSISAEAVPTPALLPGLMAMGAAALRKRREAEEETLDAEV
- a CDS encoding cobyrinic acid a,c-diamide synthase; this translates as MAKPRPPRRNGFYRDDTVGSILNKLPPEAKIWVESLPWHQRRYVLSLCHLMCAASPEVQAEFLDNYTADGLVSRKLEDKETEQRVRDYLKEFRIATELDAGVLRRYIRQFYVHSAQDARRQPDLYLESALRLVFSTEERNNVFSYVLGFELLKMMFRMSWYQHEKLYRLQRNQDDFIATYIKPIQYAHRVNSIVVPKDEGVFFARRNYFVQEPEIPEKRLIELVMATFTTDVVSNFGFSLMRHPNSLIFDYDHIFDLEQDVIFDLNATE